A single region of the Streptomyces vilmorinianum genome encodes:
- a CDS encoding SDR family oxidoreductase — MSPKGARERWVRTGGIELCVAELGDESRPTVLLVHGYPDSKEVWSEVAHRLAERFHVVLYDVRGHGRSTAPTPLRGGFTLEKLTDDFLAVADAVSPDRPVHLVGHDWGSVQSWEFVTVARTEGRIASFTSMSGPSLDHFGHWIKQRMTRPTPRRVGQLLGQGAKSWYVYMLHTPVLPELAWRGPLGKRWPGLLQRVEKVPAGDYPTPSLPNDAAHGAWLYRDNIRPRLSRPRADAYAHAPVQLITPTGDAFLSERLYDDLADWVPDLTRRSLPGKHWIPRTRPDQLASWITEFVRANEDPSTRAPKTAATSKADPVYAERFGGRLVLVTGAASGIGRATAFAFAEAGARVVAVDRDGEGAARTAEMARLIGAPEAWGETVDVSDEQAMEKLAVRVASEYGIVDVLVNNAGIGLSGSFFETTSEEWKKVLDVNLWGVIHGCRIFGGQMAERGQGGHIVNTASAAAFQPSRALPAYATSKAAVLMLSECLRAELAGQGIGVSAICPGIVNTNITATARFAGAGEEEQKRRQKEASRLYGLRNYPPEKVADAILRAVVRNQAVVPVTPEARGAHLMSRFSPKTLRALARWEPPA; from the coding sequence GTGAGTCCGAAGGGGGCGCGGGAGCGCTGGGTCCGTACAGGTGGGATCGAGCTGTGTGTCGCCGAGCTGGGCGACGAGAGCCGGCCGACCGTTCTGCTCGTGCACGGCTATCCGGACTCCAAGGAGGTCTGGTCGGAGGTCGCGCACCGGCTCGCCGAACGCTTCCATGTGGTGCTGTACGACGTCCGGGGCCACGGCCGGTCGACGGCTCCGACGCCGCTGCGCGGCGGGTTCACGCTGGAGAAGCTGACGGACGACTTCCTGGCGGTCGCCGACGCGGTGAGCCCGGACCGGCCGGTCCACCTGGTCGGCCACGACTGGGGTTCGGTGCAGTCCTGGGAGTTCGTGACGGTCGCCCGCACGGAGGGCCGGATCGCCTCCTTCACCTCGATGTCCGGTCCGTCGCTCGACCACTTCGGGCACTGGATCAAGCAGCGGATGACGCGGCCCACCCCCCGCAGGGTCGGCCAGCTCCTCGGTCAGGGCGCCAAGTCCTGGTACGTGTACATGCTGCACACCCCCGTCCTGCCGGAGCTCGCCTGGCGCGGGCCGCTCGGCAAGCGGTGGCCGGGGCTCCTCCAGCGGGTCGAGAAGGTGCCCGCGGGCGACTACCCGACGCCGTCGCTGCCCAATGACGCCGCGCACGGAGCCTGGCTCTACCGGGACAACATCCGCCCGCGGCTGAGCCGTCCACGTGCCGACGCGTACGCGCACGCCCCGGTGCAGCTGATCACCCCGACCGGTGACGCCTTCCTGTCCGAGCGGCTCTACGACGACCTCGCCGACTGGGTACCGGACCTGACGCGGCGCTCCCTGCCGGGCAAGCACTGGATACCGCGCACCCGGCCGGACCAGCTGGCCTCCTGGATCACCGAGTTCGTCCGGGCGAACGAGGATCCGTCCACCAGGGCCCCGAAGACGGCCGCGACGAGCAAGGCCGACCCGGTGTACGCCGAGCGGTTCGGCGGCCGGCTGGTCCTCGTGACCGGCGCGGCCAGCGGCATCGGGCGGGCCACCGCCTTCGCCTTCGCCGAGGCAGGTGCCCGGGTCGTCGCCGTCGACCGGGACGGCGAGGGCGCGGCCCGCACGGCGGAGATGGCACGGCTGATCGGCGCCCCCGAGGCCTGGGGAGAGACCGTCGACGTCAGCGACGAGCAGGCCATGGAGAAGCTCGCCGTGCGGGTGGCGAGCGAGTACGGAATCGTCGACGTCCTGGTCAACAACGCGGGCATCGGCCTGTCCGGCTCGTTCTTCGAGACGACGAGCGAGGAGTGGAAGAAGGTCCTCGACGTCAATCTCTGGGGCGTCATCCACGGCTGCCGGATCTTCGGCGGGCAGATGGCCGAGCGCGGCCAGGGCGGCCACATCGTCAACACCGCCTCCGCCGCGGCCTTCCAGCCCTCCCGGGCCCTGCCCGCGTACGCCACGTCCAAGGCCGCCGTGCTGATGCTGAGCGAGTGCCTGCGCGCGGAGCTGGCGGGGCAGGGCATCGGGGTCTCGGCGATCTGTCCCGGCATCGTGAACACCAACATCACCGCGACGGCCCGGTTCGCCGGGGCCGGCGAGGAGGAGCAGAAGCGTCGCCAGAAGGAGGCCTCCCGCCTCTACGGGCTGCGCAACTACCCGCCGGAGAAGGTCGCCGACGCGATCCTGCGCGCGGTGGTCCGCAACCAGGCCGTCGTCCCCGTCACCCCCGAGGCGCGCGGCGCCCACCTCATGTCCCGCTTCAGCCCCAAGACCCTGCGTGCGCTGGCCCGATGGGAGCCCCCGGCATGA
- a CDS encoding metal-dependent hydrolase: protein MTSRPIGEKRTEHHVIAPRRVSFDWDATPLHWIPGEPTATHVINVLHLLLPAGERWFVKVFKEALPLVRDPGLREDVKGFMGQEATHSVQHASVLDHLAAQHLDTSAYTRHVDFLFEKLLGETPPWGVPVPTQEWLRFRLSLIAAIEQFTAVLGNWVLHAEGLDRAGCDPVMLDLLRWHGAEEVEHRAVAFDMYQHCGGTGAARYARRIEGMAVTAPVLLWLWAWGASYLIRHDPQLAGRLRYSLRAHNKAVAKGLLPSWRELGAAVPRYFRRSYHPSQEGSLRRAVEYLASSPAARAAAGAVGRAAIG, encoded by the coding sequence ATGACATCAAGGCCGATCGGCGAGAAACGGACGGAGCACCATGTGATCGCGCCGCGGCGGGTCTCGTTCGACTGGGACGCGACCCCGCTGCACTGGATACCGGGCGAGCCGACCGCCACGCATGTGATCAACGTGCTGCATCTGCTCCTGCCCGCCGGGGAGCGGTGGTTCGTCAAGGTGTTCAAGGAGGCCCTGCCCCTGGTCCGTGACCCGGGGCTGCGAGAAGACGTCAAGGGCTTCATGGGCCAGGAGGCCACCCACAGCGTCCAGCACGCCTCTGTGCTCGACCACCTGGCCGCGCAGCACCTGGACACCTCGGCGTACACCCGGCATGTGGACTTCCTCTTCGAGAAGCTCCTCGGGGAGACGCCGCCGTGGGGGGTGCCGGTCCCGACGCAGGAGTGGCTGCGTTTCCGGCTCTCCCTGATCGCGGCGATCGAGCAGTTCACCGCGGTGCTCGGGAACTGGGTGCTGCACGCCGAGGGGCTCGACCGGGCCGGGTGCGATCCGGTGATGCTCGATCTGCTGCGCTGGCACGGCGCCGAGGAGGTCGAGCACCGGGCGGTCGCCTTCGACATGTACCAGCACTGCGGCGGTACGGGTGCGGCCCGCTATGCGCGCCGTATCGAGGGCATGGCGGTCACCGCACCCGTCCTGCTGTGGCTGTGGGCGTGGGGCGCCTCGTATCTGATCCGGCACGACCCCCAGCTGGCGGGCCGCCTGCGCTATTCGCTGCGCGCGCACAACAAGGCGGTCGCCAAGGGACTGCTGCCGAGCTGGCGCGAGCTGGGCGCGGCCGTGCCCCGCTACTTCCGGCGGTCGTACCATCCCTCGCAGGAGGGTTCCCTGCGCAGGGCCGTGGAGTACCTCGCGTCCTCTCCCGCGGCCAGGGCCGCGGCGGGCGCGGTGGGTCGCGCCGCGATCGGGTAG